Proteins encoded together in one Microbacterium sp. ABRD28 window:
- a CDS encoding class I SAM-dependent methyltransferase produces the protein MDKAELAALLTPEGLRLLDDLPPVKSAADVAATVSRLRMAGHSPDLVSAVVGQARLRVRATTKFDAFASGMLFTRAGLEQATRLSVAAHHAHRFRAAGMASVADLGCGIGGDAMGFAALGLRVTAVDADEVTAAIAAYNLAPFGDLATVRHATAEDAASDLPALGNPDAFWLDPARRTAGHGDTTRTASSEWSPPLDWVFDLASRHPTGVKLGPGMDRDLIPDDVEAQWVSADGSTIELVLWSGALAREGVRRAALVLRGTSAVELTAPADTPDEPVRALGAFIHEPDGAVIRARLIGEVARALGAGMLADRVAYLTSDAELTSPFVSTFRVRETLPTDIRKLGAALRERGIGRLEIKKRGVDVDPAALRTKLKLRGDGEATLIVTRVAGARVAILADRVPAA, from the coding sequence GTGGACAAGGCCGAACTCGCCGCCCTCCTGACCCCCGAGGGACTGCGGCTCCTCGACGATCTGCCGCCGGTGAAGTCAGCGGCAGATGTCGCCGCCACCGTCTCGCGCCTGCGCATGGCCGGCCACTCCCCCGACCTCGTGTCCGCCGTGGTCGGGCAGGCCCGCCTTCGCGTACGCGCGACGACGAAGTTCGACGCCTTCGCTTCGGGCATGCTCTTCACCCGCGCAGGGCTCGAGCAGGCGACACGTCTGTCGGTTGCCGCGCACCACGCGCACCGCTTCCGCGCCGCGGGGATGGCGTCGGTCGCCGACCTCGGCTGCGGGATCGGCGGCGACGCAATGGGGTTCGCCGCTCTGGGCCTGCGGGTCACCGCGGTGGACGCGGACGAGGTCACCGCGGCGATCGCGGCCTACAACCTGGCTCCCTTCGGCGACCTCGCGACGGTGCGTCATGCGACGGCGGAGGACGCGGCATCCGATCTCCCGGCCCTCGGAAACCCGGATGCCTTCTGGCTCGACCCCGCCCGCCGCACCGCCGGCCACGGTGACACGACCCGCACCGCCTCCTCCGAGTGGTCGCCGCCGCTGGACTGGGTGTTCGACCTCGCCTCGCGCCACCCCACCGGCGTGAAGCTCGGACCGGGGATGGACCGCGACCTCATCCCCGACGATGTCGAGGCGCAGTGGGTGAGCGCCGACGGGTCGACGATCGAGCTGGTGCTGTGGTCGGGCGCACTCGCGCGCGAGGGCGTGCGCCGGGCGGCGCTGGTGCTCCGCGGCACCTCGGCGGTCGAACTCACCGCGCCGGCCGACACCCCGGACGAGCCGGTGCGGGCGCTCGGCGCGTTCATCCACGAACCCGACGGCGCCGTCATCCGCGCCCGCCTCATCGGCGAGGTCGCCCGCGCGCTCGGAGCGGGGATGCTGGCCGATCGCGTCGCCTACCTCACCTCCGACGCAGAGCTCACGAGCCCGTTCGTCTCGACGTTCCGGGTGCGTGAGACCCTGCCCACCGACATCCGGAAGCTCGGTGCGGCCCTCCGCGAGCGCGGAATCGGGCGCCTGGAGATCAAGAAGCGGGGCGTGGATGTCGACCCGGCGGCGCTTCGCACGAAGCTGAAGCTCCGGGGTGACGGTGAGGCGACCCTCATCGTCACCCGCGTGGCGGGTGCCCGCGTCGCGATCCTCGCCGATCGCGTGCCCGCCGCCTGA
- the tsaD gene encoding tRNA (adenosine(37)-N6)-threonylcarbamoyltransferase complex transferase subunit TsaD yields the protein MNRREPLVLGIETSCDETGIGIVRGRTLLSNTIASSMDEHARYGGVVPEVAARAHLEALQPAIEAALAEAEVGLDDLDAVAVTSGPGLAGALMVGIGAAKGLAVSLGKPLYAVNHLVGHIAADILDHDAGPLEYPTVALLVSGGHTSLLLVRDLTSDVALLGETVDDAAGEAFDKVARVLGLPYPGGPEIDRAAASGDPTAIAFPRGLSRASDMAAHRYDFSFSGLKTAVARFAEANPEMLADDAGRADIAASFREAVVDVLVTKALNACRDHGVPRLLLGGGVIANRRLREVALERAAAAGVAVRIPPFSLCTDNGAMIAALAAELIASGAEPSTLAFGADSTLPVIEIQVAARPGGARP from the coding sequence ATGAACCGGCGCGAACCCCTCGTCCTCGGCATCGAGACGAGCTGCGACGAGACCGGGATCGGGATCGTCCGCGGGCGAACCCTGCTGTCGAACACGATCGCGAGCAGCATGGACGAGCACGCCCGCTACGGCGGGGTCGTCCCCGAGGTCGCCGCCCGCGCGCACCTCGAGGCGCTGCAGCCCGCGATCGAAGCGGCGCTCGCCGAGGCTGAGGTGGGCCTCGACGACCTCGACGCGGTCGCCGTGACGTCGGGACCGGGACTCGCCGGGGCGCTCATGGTCGGGATCGGGGCGGCGAAAGGCCTCGCTGTCTCGCTCGGCAAACCCCTGTACGCCGTCAACCACCTCGTGGGGCACATCGCCGCCGACATCCTCGATCACGACGCCGGTCCCCTCGAGTACCCGACCGTCGCGCTGCTCGTCAGCGGAGGTCACACGTCCCTTCTGCTGGTGCGCGACCTCACCAGCGACGTCGCACTGCTGGGCGAGACCGTCGACGACGCCGCCGGCGAGGCCTTCGACAAGGTGGCACGGGTGCTGGGGCTTCCCTACCCCGGTGGTCCGGAGATCGACCGGGCCGCGGCATCCGGAGACCCCACGGCCATCGCGTTCCCGCGCGGGCTGTCGCGGGCGTCCGACATGGCGGCGCACCGCTACGACTTCTCCTTCTCGGGGCTGAAGACCGCGGTCGCCCGCTTCGCCGAGGCGAACCCTGAAATGCTGGCGGATGACGCCGGGCGCGCCGACATCGCCGCATCGTTCCGCGAGGCGGTGGTCGATGTGCTCGTGACGAAGGCGCTCAACGCCTGCCGCGATCACGGGGTGCCCCGTCTTCTCCTCGGCGGCGGGGTGATCGCCAACCGGCGCCTGCGCGAGGTCGCGCTCGAACGCGCCGCGGCCGCCGGGGTGGCGGTGCGCATCCCGCCGTTCTCGCTCTGCACCGACAACGGCGCGATGATCGCCGCGCTCGCCGCTGAGCTGATCGCCTCCGGAGCCGAGCCCTCGACCCTGGCGTTCGGGGCGGATTCGACGTTGCCGGTCATCGAGATCCAGGTGGCGGCAAGGCCCGGAGGGGCGCGGCCGTGA
- the rimI gene encoding ribosomal protein S18-alanine N-acetyltransferase, whose translation MSLRPASVDDLGAIMVLERAAFGGDAWSDDVMRADLASPHTWYVVAEEDGRLVGYAGLRAPAGSKDADVQTIALDEGVRGRGLGRAIFQALLDEAARRGVSEVFLDVRADNAPAQSLYASEGFEAIGRRPNYYPGEGVDAIVMRLRLAAREGGAA comes from the coding sequence GTGAGCCTCCGCCCGGCGAGCGTCGACGATCTCGGCGCGATCATGGTGCTCGAGCGCGCCGCCTTCGGCGGCGACGCGTGGTCGGACGACGTCATGCGCGCCGACCTCGCCTCGCCCCACACCTGGTACGTGGTCGCTGAAGAGGACGGACGCCTGGTCGGATACGCGGGGCTGCGCGCACCGGCGGGATCGAAGGATGCCGACGTGCAGACCATCGCGCTCGACGAGGGCGTGCGCGGGCGCGGGCTCGGGCGCGCGATCTTCCAGGCGCTGCTCGACGAGGCCGCTCGCCGCGGAGTGAGCGAGGTGTTCCTCGACGTCCGCGCCGACAACGCCCCCGCCCAGAGCCTCTACGCCTCGGAGGGGTTCGAGGCGATCGGACGCCGCCCCAACTACTACCCGGGCGAGGGGGTCGACGCGATCGTGATGCGGCTGCGGCTGGCGGCGCGGGAAGGGGGTGCCGCATGA
- the tsaB gene encoding tRNA (adenosine(37)-N6)-threonylcarbamoyltransferase complex dimerization subunit type 1 TsaB, whose protein sequence is MILGIDTSLGTAAAVIEPDGVVLAVADSPNPLGHAEAIGGLLEHVLASAGALTHVAVGMGPGPFTGLRVGIATARAFALGRGIPLVPVPSHDAAALGLLLADAVAGSDDTAPFAVVTDARRREFAYSVFEGMDDDGLAVRTTGPLLAPRDELDDRLAALGAARRDVAAVPAAMVALAASRALVAGRTLATSEPLYLRSPDVTLPGAPKKVTA, encoded by the coding sequence GTGATTCTCGGCATCGACACGTCTCTCGGCACCGCGGCCGCGGTGATCGAACCCGACGGCGTCGTGCTCGCCGTGGCCGACAGCCCGAACCCGCTCGGACACGCCGAGGCGATCGGCGGTCTTCTCGAGCACGTGCTCGCCTCCGCGGGAGCGCTCACGCATGTCGCCGTCGGCATGGGCCCCGGCCCCTTCACCGGGCTCCGCGTGGGCATCGCCACGGCGCGCGCTTTCGCGCTGGGGCGCGGCATCCCGCTCGTCCCGGTGCCCAGCCACGACGCCGCCGCGCTGGGGTTGCTGCTCGCCGATGCCGTCGCCGGTTCCGACGACACCGCGCCCTTCGCCGTGGTCACCGACGCGCGCCGGCGCGAGTTCGCGTACTCGGTGTTCGAGGGGATGGATGACGACGGCTTGGCCGTCCGCACCACCGGACCCCTGCTCGCTCCGCGCGACGAGCTCGACGACCGGCTGGCCGCGCTCGGCGCGGCGCGCCGGGATGTGGCCGCTGTTCCTGCCGCGATGGTCGCGCTTGCGGCATCCCGGGCCCTGGTGGCGGGGCGCACGCTCGCGACATCCGAGCCGCTCTATCTCCGCTCGCCGGATGTGACCCTCCCCGGCGCCCCGAAGAAGGTGACCGCGTGA
- the tsaE gene encoding tRNA (adenosine(37)-N6)-threonylcarbamoyltransferase complex ATPase subunit type 1 TsaE, translating to MTGLDALVGRREIASSAEMEALGEEMGRMLRPGDLIVLTGALGAGKTTLTRGIGRGLGVRGPVQSPTFVLARTHPSLVGGAPLVHVDAYRLGSALELDDLDLDVERSVVVVEWGRGMVEGLRDTWWEVELDRELGGRGADTMCGGPSRADEELDAEAPRFVTISRRP from the coding sequence ATGACGGGACTCGACGCCCTCGTCGGGCGACGCGAGATCGCCTCGTCGGCCGAGATGGAAGCGCTCGGCGAGGAGATGGGACGGATGCTGCGCCCCGGCGACCTGATCGTCCTCACCGGCGCACTGGGAGCGGGCAAGACCACGCTCACCCGGGGGATCGGCCGGGGTCTCGGGGTGCGCGGGCCGGTGCAGAGTCCGACGTTCGTGCTGGCCCGGACGCACCCGTCGCTCGTCGGCGGCGCCCCGCTCGTGCACGTCGACGCCTACCGGCTCGGCTCGGCGCTGGAGCTCGACGACCTCGACCTCGATGTCGAGCGCTCGGTCGTGGTCGTGGAGTGGGGTCGGGGAATGGTCGAGGGCCTGCGCGACACCTGGTGGGAGGTCGAGCTCGACCGCGAGCTCGGCGGACGAGGCGCCGACACGATGTGCGGCGGCCCCTCGCGCGCCGATGAGGAGCTCGACGCGGAGGCGCCGCGGTTCGTGACGATCAGCCGGCGTCCCTGA
- the alr gene encoding alanine racemase, whose product MTRRAAGTMREAVIDVGAIADNVRHFRHLTGAEVIAVVKADGYGHGAVRAATAALEGGATRLGVADVTEALALRRAGIRAPILAWLHAPGASFAEAAAHGIELGISTLDQLQAAAAAASGERSVAVHLKVETGLSRNGLTPSDARVAFAEAARLERIGKLRVIGIFSHLSNASADDDRAALARFEEALGAAASVGLAPPLRHLAATHAAIALPETRLNCVRIGIGIYGLSPFADRGSADLGLRPAMTLRAAVANVRRVPAGTGVSYGYDYRTRRETTLALVPLGYADGVPRQASGAGPVTIGGRRFDVAGRIAMDQFVVDVGDAPVAIGDEVVLFGDPTLGSPAADEWAVAAGTINYEIVTRIGARVPRRQVDG is encoded by the coding sequence ATGACCAGGCGCGCCGCCGGCACCATGCGCGAGGCCGTCATCGACGTCGGAGCGATCGCCGACAACGTCCGCCACTTCCGCCACCTCACCGGCGCCGAGGTCATCGCGGTGGTCAAGGCCGACGGCTACGGTCACGGTGCGGTCCGCGCCGCGACCGCGGCGCTCGAGGGCGGGGCGACCCGGCTCGGCGTCGCCGACGTCACCGAGGCGCTGGCTCTTCGTCGCGCGGGGATCCGCGCCCCGATCCTGGCGTGGCTGCACGCGCCCGGCGCGTCGTTCGCCGAAGCGGCGGCGCACGGCATCGAGCTCGGCATCTCCACCCTCGATCAGCTGCAGGCCGCGGCGGCCGCCGCCTCGGGCGAGCGTTCGGTCGCGGTGCATCTGAAGGTCGAGACCGGGCTCTCCCGAAACGGCCTCACCCCCTCCGACGCCCGCGTCGCCTTCGCCGAGGCCGCCCGCCTCGAGCGCATCGGCAAGCTGCGGGTCATCGGCATCTTCAGCCACCTCTCCAACGCCTCCGCCGACGACGACCGCGCCGCCCTCGCGCGGTTCGAGGAGGCGCTCGGTGCCGCGGCATCCGTGGGTCTTGCCCCGCCCCTCCGCCATCTCGCAGCCACCCACGCGGCCATCGCGCTCCCCGAGACCCGCCTGAACTGCGTGCGCATCGGCATCGGCATCTATGGTCTGTCGCCCTTCGCCGACCGCGGGTCGGCTGACCTCGGCCTCCGCCCCGCCATGACGCTGCGCGCCGCGGTTGCGAACGTGCGCCGCGTGCCGGCCGGCACGGGGGTCTCCTACGGCTACGACTACCGCACGCGCCGCGAGACGACCCTCGCGCTCGTGCCCCTCGGGTACGCCGACGGCGTGCCCCGGCAGGCGTCGGGAGCGGGACCGGTCACGATCGGCGGCCGCCGGTTCGATGTCGCCGGGCGTATCGCCATGGACCAGTTCGTCGTCGACGTCGGAGATGCCCCTGTCGCGATCGGCGACGAGGTCGTGCTCTTCGGCGACCCGACGCTCGGGTCTCCCGCCGCCGATGAGTGGGCCGTCGCCGCCGGCACCATCAACTACGAGATCGTCACACGCATCGGTGCGCGCGTGCCCCGCCGGCAGGTGGACGGATGA
- a CDS encoding holo-ACP synthase, producing MIAGIGVDLVDISRFEATLDRTPRLLERLFSPAERALKPRSLAARYAAKEALIKALGGSDGVYWTDIEVWNESSGRPQFTLSGSTADVIVDRGISSVHLSMSHDAGFAVAYVIVEKNEGMIG from the coding sequence ATGATCGCCGGCATCGGCGTCGACCTGGTCGACATCTCCCGCTTCGAAGCCACCCTCGACCGCACCCCGCGCCTTCTCGAGCGCCTCTTCTCTCCCGCCGAGCGGGCGTTGAAGCCCCGGTCGCTCGCCGCCCGCTACGCCGCGAAGGAAGCGCTCATCAAAGCGCTCGGCGGCTCGGACGGCGTGTACTGGACCGACATCGAAGTGTGGAACGAGTCGTCGGGCCGCCCCCAGTTCACCCTGTCGGGAAGCACCGCCGACGTGATCGTCGACCGCGGGATCTCGTCGGTGCACCTGTCGATGTCGCACGACGCCGGCTTCGCCGTGGCGTACGTGATCGTCGAGAAGAACGAAGGAATGATCGGATGA
- a CDS encoding lamin tail domain-containing protein encodes MTEIVADNVGADHFEFFEVHNTTDRAIDLDAESIDFAYTYADASDTARDVVLTTPAGTVIAPGATVALWLSYTSGSVDSFARSVDDFRAHFAATQPETDYDVVRVEGQPGIANGGSRGIRVTAAGTEMSHSFAAAGAFGADLAATFGPPQSGTSALPLATLAPATPGRLAEVEPTPGPTSEPTPEPTSEPTPGPTETAPAAPLTARDLLITEFAPDTTGTDRFEYIEIANTTDRAVDLGTDVRISYDFLSGQKDLTVPAGSIIPANGVAVLWLQYAPNTDGLTAGDFRAFYGAGDDVVVVPLAGQAGFANSAERGIRLLAPASDGADPVEISAARYRADEVGAGLGVDYRLPEASTATQMTVLRALAAPTPGVVDPAAFVPAPFVPVADPQLVTAPLQITEIAPDTANVAGADGYEFIEIYNATTEPIAFRDFTLKYLYPLEDLTNSNTVLWPATVRDSVVAPGATLVFWIKNGANDALTADDFNRHFGSALVAGQDLFEIASGGMANGSPRGLEIVTNTGFAMNRAYYNLGGVDDVTADQPVQYAVNPDDLLVQKKLGTAPATPGAIYREQVPGGLMVTPMDAAAPAVTDATAPEITPGADFPLQMTVTDDRQVRTVEIEVASNLDAAPLRHTLLAGADGVTYRHVIPAVDLTGKTWFEYRVIARDGANETVTDVRRVAVAGVDSSPVRLQLQEGQWVSGATEIVAGGNTFPSDIRLSIDGVEVETTPRLENPAVFAFEASGTDALFRNGVRIGDEVLHVFDRGTYADWATITVPVPVSYLTGERVDLGVWAGTKAKTDRDPNENNDDFTIRGIRLILPDGRTLAPEGYTDPTAIVPMGDSQGRLDVFEAGFALPGDARTAVGHLWETTAAADGAHRVRASAGDDAVEVAVNVDNTAPAVTTDLEEGRLYQGEFTIDAAASDAGAGVSALTATLDGRAIELPYTTGSLLLADGAHTVVFTAVDAAGNRAERTVTFQTPVEEPGNELLSPEDGAEFDTGDPIDLTARATDPTGDRLDVSFREAVRTVPGAGIEATTGEIGTALSTDRTGARGLTAEEVSAIGRLDESALTQTSDTAFPYQLFEVAVPGDAGDDARVRVRWDGSANADAKVLLYALGTDGAWQEFDRAVTTDGAPTSFTLEAMVPVDGFAAEGTVTVLVQHSEGFAGSNLSTRDTVVEPAHPEDTPRSAYDFTFAWESDTQYYNETFYNHQVAIHDYLLAERSDLNLQYLFHTGDVVNIAEDLAQWERADPAYAALDEAGLPYGVLAGNHDVGAFDANYTNFSAFFGAWRFADNPWWGGDYLDNRGHYDLVTAGGIDFLMLYMGWGPGDAEIAWMNDVISRYPERTVMLNLHEYMLTTGGLGPIPQRIYDEVVAPNPNVRTVFSGHYHDAFTRVDGFDDDGDGVAERQVYQVLFDYQGLAEGGLGYLRLMHFDNQTGQILSRTYSPSLADYNADDPTLEVQHQEFAIPYTALGIAPAQKVLATDAFRADILTTSPIADFDDVESGTDLTAAWEPGEGTHGWFVTSMDPYGATTDSEVRTVVVRTGGGEEPGDGEEPGDGRPTEPSVPVMPDQLDPALQGAITAPASVRIGDPFTVEVGGAAPGTWVQFWLHSAPTALGTWTQVGADGTVRVVVPTGTTLGDHVLVAQDVDGAVGWTTLQVAAAPGEAPVDPLPGTGGGDGPGSGAGDEGSTASSGSSGPLPATGGEAAPLLAAGTTALLLLVAGVMLVLRRQRKA; translated from the coding sequence GTGACCGAGATCGTCGCCGACAACGTCGGCGCCGATCACTTCGAGTTCTTCGAAGTGCACAACACCACCGATCGGGCGATCGACCTCGACGCTGAGAGCATCGACTTCGCCTACACCTATGCCGACGCGTCGGACACCGCGCGGGATGTCGTGCTCACCACCCCGGCGGGCACCGTCATCGCCCCGGGCGCGACGGTGGCCCTGTGGCTCAGCTACACCTCGGGGAGCGTCGACAGCTTCGCCCGATCGGTCGACGACTTCCGGGCGCATTTCGCCGCGACGCAGCCCGAGACCGACTACGACGTCGTCCGGGTCGAAGGACAGCCCGGCATCGCCAACGGCGGCTCGCGCGGCATCCGTGTCACCGCGGCGGGCACGGAGATGAGCCACTCCTTCGCCGCGGCGGGCGCCTTCGGCGCCGACCTCGCCGCAACGTTCGGGCCGCCGCAGTCGGGGACGAGCGCCCTGCCCCTCGCCACCCTCGCGCCCGCGACCCCCGGCCGGCTCGCGGAAGTGGAACCGACGCCGGGGCCGACGAGCGAGCCGACGCCGGAGCCGACGAGCGAACCGACCCCCGGCCCCACCGAGACCGCACCCGCTGCACCGCTGACAGCCCGCGATCTGCTGATCACCGAGTTCGCGCCCGACACCACCGGCACCGACCGGTTCGAGTACATCGAGATCGCCAACACCACCGACCGCGCGGTGGATCTCGGTACGGACGTCCGCATCAGCTACGACTTCCTCTCCGGCCAGAAGGACCTCACGGTACCGGCCGGCTCGATCATCCCCGCGAACGGTGTCGCAGTGCTGTGGCTCCAGTACGCGCCCAACACCGACGGGCTGACCGCCGGGGATTTCCGGGCGTTCTACGGCGCCGGTGATGATGTCGTCGTCGTCCCCCTCGCGGGACAGGCCGGCTTCGCCAACAGCGCCGAGCGCGGCATCCGTCTTCTCGCCCCGGCCTCGGACGGCGCCGACCCGGTCGAGATCTCCGCCGCCCGCTACCGGGCCGACGAGGTCGGCGCCGGACTCGGCGTGGACTACCGGCTCCCCGAGGCGTCGACCGCCACCCAGATGACCGTGCTCCGCGCTCTCGCCGCACCGACCCCGGGCGTCGTGGATCCGGCGGCCTTCGTGCCCGCGCCGTTCGTTCCGGTCGCCGACCCGCAGCTGGTGACCGCACCGCTGCAGATCACCGAGATCGCCCCCGACACCGCCAACGTCGCAGGTGCCGACGGGTACGAGTTCATCGAGATCTACAACGCCACCACCGAACCCATCGCGTTCCGAGACTTCACGCTGAAATACCTCTACCCGCTCGAGGACCTCACCAACTCCAACACCGTGCTGTGGCCCGCCACCGTGCGCGACTCCGTCGTCGCCCCCGGCGCCACCCTGGTGTTCTGGATCAAGAACGGCGCCAACGACGCCCTCACCGCCGACGACTTCAACAGGCACTTCGGCAGCGCCCTCGTCGCCGGGCAGGACCTGTTCGAGATCGCCAGCGGCGGCATGGCGAACGGTTCGCCGCGAGGTCTCGAGATCGTCACGAACACCGGCTTCGCGATGAACCGCGCCTACTACAACCTCGGTGGCGTCGACGATGTCACCGCCGACCAGCCGGTGCAGTACGCGGTGAACCCCGACGACCTCCTGGTGCAGAAGAAGCTCGGCACGGCGCCCGCAACCCCCGGTGCGATCTACCGGGAGCAGGTGCCCGGTGGGCTGATGGTCACCCCGATGGATGCCGCGGCCCCGGCCGTCACCGACGCCACCGCGCCTGAGATCACCCCTGGCGCGGACTTCCCGCTGCAGATGACGGTGACCGACGATCGGCAGGTGCGGACGGTGGAGATCGAGGTCGCGAGCAACCTCGACGCCGCGCCGCTGCGCCACACGCTGCTCGCGGGCGCCGACGGCGTGACCTACCGCCATGTGATCCCCGCCGTCGACCTCACCGGCAAGACGTGGTTCGAGTACCGCGTGATCGCCAGGGACGGCGCGAACGAGACCGTCACCGACGTCCGGCGCGTCGCAGTGGCCGGTGTCGACTCCTCGCCGGTGCGGCTGCAGCTGCAGGAGGGCCAGTGGGTGTCGGGTGCGACCGAGATCGTCGCGGGCGGCAACACCTTCCCCTCCGACATCCGTCTGTCGATCGACGGCGTCGAGGTCGAAACGACCCCGCGCCTGGAGAACCCGGCGGTCTTCGCCTTCGAGGCGAGCGGCACCGACGCCCTGTTCCGCAATGGCGTGCGTATCGGCGATGAGGTGCTGCACGTCTTCGACCGCGGTACCTACGCCGACTGGGCCACCATCACGGTGCCCGTCCCGGTGTCGTACCTCACCGGAGAGCGCGTCGACCTCGGCGTCTGGGCGGGGACCAAGGCCAAGACCGACCGTGACCCGAACGAGAACAACGACGACTTCACGATCCGCGGAATCCGCCTGATCCTCCCCGACGGGCGCACCCTCGCCCCCGAGGGATACACCGACCCGACCGCGATCGTGCCGATGGGCGACAGCCAGGGGCGTCTGGACGTCTTCGAGGCCGGCTTCGCTCTCCCCGGCGACGCGCGCACGGCCGTGGGCCACCTGTGGGAGACCACGGCCGCCGCCGACGGCGCCCACCGCGTCCGGGCGAGCGCCGGTGACGACGCCGTCGAGGTCGCCGTGAACGTGGACAACACCGCGCCCGCGGTCACGACCGACCTCGAGGAGGGGCGCCTCTACCAGGGCGAGTTCACCATCGACGCCGCCGCGAGCGATGCGGGAGCCGGGGTGTCCGCGCTCACGGCCACGCTGGACGGCCGAGCCATCGAGCTTCCCTACACCACCGGTTCGCTCCTCCTCGCCGACGGCGCGCACACCGTGGTCTTCACTGCGGTGGATGCCGCGGGCAACCGTGCCGAGCGGACGGTGACGTTCCAAACCCCGGTCGAAGAGCCCGGCAACGAGCTCCTCTCGCCCGAGGACGGCGCCGAGTTCGACACCGGCGACCCGATCGACCTCACCGCCCGCGCGACCGATCCGACCGGCGACCGCCTGGACGTGTCGTTCCGGGAAGCGGTCCGCACGGTGCCCGGTGCCGGCATCGAGGCGACGACCGGTGAGATCGGCACGGCGCTGTCGACCGACCGCACCGGCGCGCGCGGGCTCACCGCGGAGGAGGTGAGCGCCATCGGCCGGCTCGACGAGAGCGCGCTCACGCAGACATCCGACACCGCCTTCCCGTACCAGCTGTTCGAGGTGGCGGTCCCCGGTGACGCCGGTGACGACGCCCGCGTGAGGGTGAGGTGGGACGGGTCGGCCAACGCCGACGCGAAGGTGCTCCTCTACGCCCTCGGGACCGACGGCGCCTGGCAGGAATTCGACCGCGCAGTGACGACCGACGGCGCGCCGACGTCCTTCACGCTCGAGGCGATGGTGCCCGTCGACGGCTTCGCGGCCGAGGGGACGGTGACCGTGCTCGTGCAGCACTCGGAGGGCTTCGCCGGCTCGAACCTCTCCACCCGCGACACCGTCGTGGAGCCCGCCCACCCTGAGGACACGCCTCGATCGGCGTACGACTTCACCTTCGCGTGGGAGTCGGACACCCAGTACTACAACGAGACGTTCTACAACCACCAGGTGGCGATCCACGACTACCTGCTGGCGGAGCGGAGCGACCTGAACCTGCAGTACCTCTTCCACACCGGCGACGTGGTCAACATCGCCGAGGACCTGGCGCAGTGGGAGCGGGCCGACCCCGCGTATGCCGCACTCGATGAGGCGGGTCTGCCCTACGGGGTGCTCGCCGGCAACCACGACGTGGGAGCCTTCGACGCGAACTACACGAACTTCAGCGCGTTCTTCGGCGCGTGGCGGTTCGCCGACAACCCGTGGTGGGGCGGCGACTACCTCGACAACCGCGGACACTACGATCTCGTCACCGCCGGTGGCATCGACTTCCTGATGCTCTACATGGGATGGGGCCCGGGCGATGCGGAGATCGCGTGGATGAACGACGTCATCTCCCGCTATCCCGAGCGCACCGTCATGCTCAACCTGCACGAGTACATGCTGACGACGGGCGGCCTCGGGCCCATTCCGCAGCGCATCTACGACGAGGTCGTGGCCCCGAACCCGAACGTGCGGACGGTCTTCTCCGGCCACTACCACGACGCGTTCACCCGGGTCGACGGGTTCGACGACGACGGTGACGGAGTCGCCGAGCGCCAGGTCTACCAGGTGCTCTTCGACTACCAGGGCCTCGCCGAGGGAGGCCTCGGCTACCTCCGCCTGATGCACTTCGACAATCAGACGGGGCAGATCCTCTCCCGCACCTACAGCCCCTCGCTCGCCGACTACAACGCCGACGATCCGACGCTCGAGGTGCAGCACCAGGAGTTCGCGATCCCCTACACCGCCCTCGGCATCGCGCCGGCGCAGAAGGTGCTCGCCACCGATGCGTTCCGCGCCGACATCCTCACCACCAGCCCGATCGCCGACTTCGACGATGTCGAGAGCGGCACCGACCTGACCGCGGCGTGGGAGCCGGGGGAGGGCACCCACGGCTGGTTCGTGACCTCGATGGACCCCTACGGCGCCACCACCGACTCCGAGGTGCGCACGGTCGTCGTGCGGACGGGGGGCGGCGAGGAGCCGGGTGACGGCGAGGAGCCGGGTGACGGGCGACCCACCGAGCCGTCGGTGCCGGTGATGCCCGACCAGCTCGACCCCGCACTGCAGGGTGCGATCACCGCACCGGCGAGCGTGCGCATCGGCGACCCGTTCACCGTTGAGGTCGGCGGCGCGGCGCCGGGCACGTGGGTGCAGTTCTGGCTGCACTCCGCACCCACCGCGCTCGGGACCTGGACCCAGGTGGGCGCAGACGGCACCGTTCGCGTGGTGGTCCCCACCGGCACCACGCTCGGCGACCACGTGCTCGTGGCTCAGGACGTCGACGGCGCCGTGGGCTGGACGACGCTGCAGGTCGCCGCGGCGCCCGGCGAAGCGCCGGTCGATCCGCTGCCGGGAACCGGTGGAGGCGATGGCCCCGGCTCGGGAGCGGGGGATGAGGGCTCGACCGCGTCATCCGGCTCGTCGGGTCCGCTCCCCGCCACCGGGGGAGAGGCCGCGCCGCTCCTCGCCGCGGGAACGACCGCTCTCCTGCTCCTCGTCGCGGGCGTGATGCTTGTCCTCCGGCGTCAGCGCAAGGCCTGA